The sequence TGGTTATGCCATTTCCTTTTGCCAAAGAAGAAACGACATACTTAAACCTTGATACATTCCAATTACTTGGAATTTCACCTATGCATTCGACACCACTATCTTTCATTTCAGCATCTGGGTCAAGACCTCTGCATACAACCTCGGTAATAGTAGAACTTTTATATTCTTCCAATGTTGAAATTTCTTCATTGAGGTCTGCAATCAGTCCATCAATTTCTGCACATTTTTCATCAAGAAAATCTGCTATCTTTTTTTGTTCAGTAGAGTTAGTGATAGGAATATATAGATTTCCGAACTTTTCCATCGGAATTCTCATTCGTATAGTATTGAGAGTACCATTGTCAGATTCTTTCATCAAAATACCATTACCTAACCCCAATAAACTGCGCTGAAATACAGTAGATTGAAAAATATAATTAAAAAATCTTACATCATCTTCTGCTTTAAAAGGACGTAGCATATAATATACGGGACTAACACAACCAAAATACTTTGACAAACCAACAGAACCGGAAAGTATATTCATACTGTTCATAACAATATCACCTGGGTATGCAAGTCGATATGCTGATAAATCTTCTTTTGGTTTGTTGCCGCCACCCTCTTTTTCACTGTATGGAATAACCCCTTGTTTTGCTGTTAAAGAAAGTATTTCTCGTGATTTTATGGGGTTATTCTTTTCTATTCTGTCTTGAAGAACATACTTAATTTTTTTAATTTCCCAGTTGTTGGGAATTTTTCCAAGCCATTTAATTCCAGTATCTTTCATAATCTGTACCCCCCTTATTTAAAGAGCTTAGCAATTCTCTCATTAATAGATTTATCTAATGAGATAAATTTCTCTTCAAGTTCATCACTTGGAGTAGGGGTTGCATACTTATAGAAACATCTTGTAAATGGAATTTCTGCTCCGGTTCTTACTACTGGGTTCTTTGCACCTAAGTTTTCTTCCCAGAATGCTTTTGCATCGGGAACATATGGAAGAACCTCTCTTTCCATATAATCTTCAATGGTCTCTTCATACTTTACAAGTTCGACATCTTTGGTGTCTTTATCATAGATAATTTCACCCTTCTTATCACGCTGAATTTCTGCTTTTTTGTCCATTTTAGAAAGTCCAACTGCAATTTTCTCAATCAATTTTTTATCAGTAGTAGAACTTGCAAGAACTTTTGTCAGTATGGGCATAAATTCAGTTGGAGACATATAAAGTTCATCTGAGATTGCATTGGTAAGGTCTTCTAATATAGCATCATATACTGGTTTTCCTATAAGGAACTTATCATATTTTGCTTGGTCTTTGCCGGTTCTTTCTTCCATAAGTTCCAAATCATCAAAAGCAACCTCATTATATAGAGAATCTAATGCACCGCTTGAAAGCATTTTATCAATTCGTTCCTTTGAAATCTGATAACTGCGCTGTAATGGTTGCATAACGGAGTATTCTCTGTAAATAAATTCTTCATTGTTGTAAATCTTACAATACTCATTTTCTTCAAAGTCTGCATATAATTTTGTAATTATGCTGCGGTCTTTTGGTGAAATTTCATTCTTCTTATTACCCAATGCTTTTATTTTATGGCAAAAAGATGATGCATCAATAAGTTGAATTTTTCCTTTTCTCTCCGGTCTCTTATTTTTTGAAAGAACCCAGATATAAGTAGCGATAGGAGTGTTATAGAAAAGGTCAGTTGGCAAGGCAATAATCGCCTCTATAAGGTCATTATCAAGCATATAGCGTCTAATCTGACTTTCACCGGAAGATGTTCCACCCGTAAATAAAGGGCTACCATTTTCAATAATTGCCGCTCTGCCAAGTTCATCATCCATTTTGTCTATTGCTGACTGCATAAACAACAACTGCATATCACCAGAACCAGGAGTTCCAGCACCAAATCTTCCATCAAACCCTTTCTTTGCCTCTTCAAGAACTGCAAGTTCAACACCCTCACCGGCGTCTTTACCACCCCAAGGAGTTCCAAAAGGAGGGTTCTC comes from Oscillospiraceae bacterium and encodes:
- a CDS encoding restriction endonuclease subunit S — its product is MKDTGIKWLGKIPNNWEIKKIKYVLQDRIEKNNPIKSREILSLTAKQGVIPYSEKEGGGNKPKEDLSAYRLAYPGDIVMNSMNILSGSVGLSKYFGCVSPVYYMLRPFKAEDDVRFFNYIFQSTVFQRSLLGLGNGILMKESDNGTLNTIRMRIPMEKFGNLYIPITNSTEQKKIADFLDEKCAEIDGLIADLNEEISTLEEYKSSTITEVVCRGLDPDAEMKDSGVECIGEIPSNWNVSRFKYVVSSLAKGNGITKDDVIENGDTQCVRYGEIYSKYDNNFSSCVSSTNANKVPTKKFFSYGDLLFAGTGELVEEIGKNIVYLGDDECLAGGDIIIAKHNQNPSFLNYALNSKYAQYQKSRGRAKLKVVHISSYDIGNIVIALPDLAAQKKIADFLDEKCTEINAVICEKQEQISTLEQYKKSVIYEYTTGKKEVV